The Gemmatimonadales bacterium genome window below encodes:
- a CDS encoding arsenate reductase family protein, whose protein sequence is MAIEVQVFGTKKCQDTRKALRFFAERRVKTHFVDLRVKAASPGELRRFAQKFGVGALVDREGKRFAELGLRSAALSDERWLDRLADEPTLLRTPLVRQQQRLTIGPAEETWKEWVAS, encoded by the coding sequence GTGGCGATCGAAGTGCAGGTCTTCGGGACGAAGAAATGTCAGGACACCCGCAAGGCGCTCCGGTTCTTCGCGGAGCGGCGGGTGAAGACCCACTTCGTGGACCTGCGGGTGAAGGCCGCGTCGCCGGGTGAATTGCGCCGGTTCGCCCAGAAGTTCGGGGTGGGGGCCCTGGTGGACCGCGAAGGAAAGCGGTTTGCCGAGCTCGGCCTCCGCAGCGCGGCCCTTTCAGACGAACGCTGGCTGGACCGACTCGCCGACGAACCGACGCTGCTCCGGACCCCCCTGGTGCGGCAACAGCAGCGGCTAACCATTGGTCCAGCGGAAGAGACCTGGAAGGAATGGGTGGCGTCGTGA
- a CDS encoding ABC-F family ATP-binding cassette domain-containing protein: MSQFSVSGLAVEFGVTRLFADATFTIERGERWGVVGRNGTGKTTLFRLLAGTAQPSRGTVARESGLRISLMDQHRDFGDATRVWEAAAGPFAELLSLEVSLAEQAAALGADPSEAALDRYSRDLERFERDGGYTLAPRVDAVLHGLGFDPEVARTQAVATLSGGERGRVALARQLVAPADVLLLDEPTNHLDLDTTRWLEDHLLGLDATVLVISHDRAFLTRLSNRILHFEAKTITAYKTGYKGFLEQRAERQLSQQRAFDKQRKNIEAEEDFIRRNIAGGNSAQAKGRRRRLERLPRLGPPPGEEGSMTVNFPPGDRGGDQVLVAQNVRVQIEDRVLLDRFSARVTRGEVVGLVGPNGAGKTTLLRALLGERPLSEGELRLGDSITPAWYRQDMAQVPQEKSLYDITADLRPMWNRGAIQGHLGAFGFSGDTVLRRASSLSGGERARMALSMMVLENANLLIFDEPTNHLDVESIEVLEDALSAWGGNVLLVSHDRALLEALVTRVWVLHHGRITDYPGTFVEWEEASREREHAAAVAAAEDESSRRVEERKKTRRGDDRAKDERVALRAARESLAAAEARVAARGKTVTALKDQMEDPALYATAEGGKRAAQLGKKLEASRREFEAAFAAWEAATAEVEALGQ; this comes from the coding sequence GTGAGCCAGTTTTCAGTCTCCGGGCTGGCGGTCGAGTTCGGGGTCACCCGGCTCTTCGCCGACGCCACCTTCACCATCGAACGGGGCGAGCGCTGGGGTGTGGTGGGTCGGAACGGGACGGGGAAGACCACACTCTTTCGCCTCCTCGCCGGCACCGCCCAGCCGAGCCGCGGGACCGTCGCCCGGGAATCGGGACTGCGCATCTCGCTCATGGACCAGCACCGTGACTTCGGCGACGCCACGCGGGTGTGGGAGGCGGCCGCCGGTCCCTTCGCCGAGCTCCTCTCCCTTGAAGTGTCCCTCGCGGAACAGGCCGCCGCCCTCGGCGCCGATCCCTCGGAGGCTGCCCTCGATCGCTATTCCCGTGACCTCGAACGATTCGAACGCGATGGCGGCTACACCCTTGCCCCCCGCGTGGACGCGGTGCTCCACGGCCTCGGCTTCGACCCGGAGGTGGCACGGACGCAGGCGGTCGCCACGCTGAGCGGCGGGGAGCGGGGACGTGTCGCCCTCGCCCGCCAGCTCGTGGCGCCCGCGGACGTCCTCCTCCTTGACGAGCCGACCAACCACCTCGACCTCGACACCACCCGCTGGCTGGAAGACCACCTCCTCGGCCTCGACGCGACGGTCCTCGTCATCAGCCACGACCGGGCATTCCTGACCCGCCTCTCCAACCGGATCCTGCACTTCGAGGCGAAGACCATCACCGCCTACAAGACCGGCTACAAGGGTTTCCTGGAGCAGCGCGCCGAACGGCAGCTGTCGCAGCAGCGCGCCTTTGACAAGCAGCGGAAGAACATCGAGGCGGAGGAGGACTTCATCCGGCGAAACATCGCCGGCGGCAACAGCGCCCAGGCCAAGGGGCGCCGCCGCCGCCTCGAACGGCTCCCGCGGCTCGGCCCACCCCCGGGCGAGGAGGGGAGCATGACCGTCAACTTCCCGCCCGGCGATCGTGGTGGCGACCAGGTCCTCGTGGCCCAGAACGTCCGGGTCCAGATCGAGGACCGGGTCCTCCTCGACCGCTTCTCGGCGCGCGTCACCCGTGGCGAAGTGGTCGGCCTTGTCGGTCCAAACGGGGCCGGCAAAACGACCCTCCTCCGCGCCCTACTCGGTGAGCGTCCCCTCAGCGAGGGCGAGCTACGCCTCGGCGATTCGATCACCCCCGCCTGGTACCGGCAGGACATGGCCCAGGTGCCCCAGGAGAAATCGCTCTACGACATCACCGCCGACCTCCGCCCCATGTGGAATCGCGGCGCCATCCAGGGCCACCTCGGTGCCTTCGGCTTCAGCGGCGACACCGTGCTCCGCCGCGCCAGTTCCCTCTCCGGCGGCGAGCGTGCCCGGATGGCGCTCTCGATGATGGTGCTCGAGAACGCCAATCTCCTCATCTTCGACGAGCCCACCAATCACCTCGATGTCGAGTCGATCGAAGTACTGGAGGACGCACTCAGTGCCTGGGGCGGCAACGTCCTGCTGGTCAGCCATGACCGCGCGTTGCTGGAAGCGTTGGTGACGCGGGTCTGGGTCCTTCATCACGGCCGCATCACCGACTATCCCGGCACCTTCGTGGAGTGGGAAGAGGCGAGCAGGGAGCGGGAGCACGCCGCCGCGGTCGCCGCGGCGGAGGATGAGTCGAGTCGCCGCGTGGAGGAGCGGAAGAAGACGCGGCGCGGGGACGATCGCGCGAAGGATGAACGCGTCGCGCTGCGCGCCGCCCGCGAATCGCTCGCAGCTGCCGAGGCGCGGGTGGCGGCCAGGGGGAAGACCGTCACCGCCTTGAAGGACCAGATGGAAGACCCGGCGCTCTACGCCACCGCCGAGGGTGGCAAACGTGCGGCGCAGTTGGGGAAGAAACTCGAGGCGTCGCGGAGAGAATTCGAGGCGGCGTTCGCCGCCTGGGAAGCGGCCACCGCCGAGGTCGAGGCGCTCGGTCAGTAG
- a CDS encoding amidase yields the protein MTADLRSGFATAGEIAAAIREGELSAVEAHDVHAARMARLNPSINAVVIPNPLARDRAVAADAALARGESWGPLHGVPVTIKDIFDVQGLRNTAGYLPARDNVSTTNATVVQRVLDAGAVILGKTNVPLLCYDWQCDSPIFGRTNNPWNLDRTPGGSTGGGAAALAAGLTPLEIGSDAAGSIRIPAHFCGVFGLKPTEHRVSGAGHGELPGAPPRGLRHMVSFGPLARNVADLRLALTLLEGPDGRHSEVPPVPPIAPTREPPAAGEVRIAWMDALPQGPVASETADVVRAAAASLEAAGCTVERVGPSDFDLQDALELWGEINGFEMGVMTPAPIRMMLRHGTYFGLGRTRWTRGLRGGLSMDPKRFVRALAARDEMIAALERFLDRFDAWMLPVSPTAAFPHMRPGKPIVIDGVKVAYTTAVGAYSAPFNLTGNPVLTVPAGQTSGGMPVGVQLVGRRWEDDALLATADRVSRILGPFRPPPGY from the coding sequence GTGACCGCCGACCTCAGGTCAGGGTTTGCGACCGCCGGCGAGATCGCGGCGGCCATCCGCGAGGGGGAGCTGAGCGCGGTCGAGGCCCACGACGTCCATGCCGCCCGCATGGCGCGGCTGAATCCCTCCATCAACGCCGTCGTCATACCGAACCCGCTGGCCCGCGATCGCGCCGTTGCCGCCGATGCCGCGCTGGCCCGCGGCGAGTCGTGGGGACCGCTGCACGGCGTGCCCGTCACGATCAAGGACATTTTCGACGTGCAGGGGCTGCGGAACACCGCCGGCTACCTGCCGGCCCGCGACAACGTCTCCACCACGAATGCCACGGTGGTCCAGCGCGTCCTCGATGCCGGGGCCGTCATCCTCGGCAAGACGAACGTCCCCCTCCTCTGCTACGACTGGCAGTGTGACAGTCCGATTTTCGGCCGCACCAACAATCCCTGGAACCTCGACCGGACACCGGGTGGAAGCACCGGCGGCGGGGCCGCGGCGCTCGCCGCCGGACTCACGCCACTGGAGATCGGCAGCGACGCCGCCGGATCGATCCGGATCCCGGCCCACTTCTGCGGGGTTTTCGGACTGAAGCCAACCGAGCATCGCGTGTCGGGCGCCGGACATGGCGAGTTGCCAGGCGCCCCGCCTCGCGGGCTTCGTCACATGGTGAGCTTCGGGCCGCTTGCCCGGAACGTGGCGGACCTGCGGCTCGCGCTGACACTGCTGGAAGGGCCCGACGGCCGCCACAGCGAGGTGCCCCCGGTGCCGCCCATCGCCCCGACGCGGGAGCCGCCGGCCGCCGGCGAGGTGCGCATCGCGTGGATGGATGCCCTGCCGCAGGGACCGGTGGCGAGCGAGACCGCCGACGTGGTGCGCGCCGCTGCGGCATCGCTGGAGGCCGCCGGATGCACGGTGGAACGAGTTGGCCCGTCGGATTTCGACCTTCAGGACGCACTGGAATTGTGGGGGGAGATCAACGGGTTCGAGATGGGAGTGATGACGCCGGCGCCGATTCGGATGATGCTCCGTCACGGCACCTACTTCGGGCTGGGACGAACCCGATGGACCCGCGGGCTCCGCGGCGGGCTCTCGATGGACCCGAAGCGCTTCGTGCGGGCGCTGGCCGCCCGCGATGAGATGATCGCCGCCCTGGAGCGGTTCCTCGATCGATTCGACGCGTGGATGCTTCCTGTGTCGCCGACCGCTGCCTTTCCGCATATGCGGCCCGGCAAGCCGATCGTGATCGACGGGGTCAAGGTGGCCTACACCACAGCGGTCGGCGCGTATTCAGCACCATTCAACCTGACGGGCAATCCGGTGCTGACGGTGCCGGCGGGCCAGACGTCGGGCGGGATGCCGGTCGGGGTACAATTGGTGGGACGACGGTGGGAAGACGACGCCCTGCTGGCCACGGCGGACCGCGTCTCCCGGATCCTTGGCCCGTTCCGCCCGCCACCGGGCTACTGA
- a CDS encoding Mur ligase family protein, with translation MLLPATIRDSRRLTGPNLVTDRPGAVLEVELPEPAADELVRFWKEEARLALDAVGWAGESLHVRRYPGGASLAMTAPIDALYAATEVNEWAWAAATARFHCESVDDEEEYARLAALIAEERKPALLALHQSAGAHGLRFLWDDEAASIGTGAGSRTWAMDALPDPGRVDWAALRNIPVALITGSNGKTTVTRLVSEMIAAAGLVAGHTSTDGVKVGGELLEAGDFSGPGGARRLLRDRRVEMAVLETARGGLLRRGLAIDHAEVAVVTNIAEDHLGESGVYSLGDLAEAKLVVARALGGTRPLVLNADDPALVPAGAQFAGPIAWFSLDPDNLTLAGARRRGGPTATVRDGQIVLAEGTRERSIAPLSSVPITVGGAARYNVANALAASLVGALLGLADPAIAAGLAALTNSPTGNLGRLNAFEFGGIRLFVDFAHNPHGITALMDMAQALPATRRLVVIGQAGDRDDHAILELARTAWIGRPDRVLVKEMPDYLRGRAAGEVSGMLLAELRSLGARDDQLDLAVGELQAARQALGWARDGDLLLLTVHADRDTVLRYLQRLATGQWTAGEPLPE, from the coding sequence ATGCTGCTGCCGGCAACGATCCGTGACTCACGGCGCCTGACGGGCCCGAACCTCGTCACCGACCGTCCCGGTGCGGTGCTGGAAGTCGAACTCCCAGAACCTGCCGCGGACGAACTCGTCCGCTTCTGGAAGGAAGAGGCGCGGCTCGCCCTCGATGCCGTGGGATGGGCGGGCGAGTCGTTGCATGTCCGGCGATATCCCGGCGGCGCCAGCCTCGCGATGACCGCACCGATCGACGCTCTCTACGCCGCCACCGAGGTGAACGAGTGGGCCTGGGCGGCGGCGACGGCCCGGTTCCATTGCGAGTCGGTCGACGACGAGGAGGAGTACGCCCGGCTTGCCGCGCTGATCGCGGAGGAGCGGAAGCCTGCCCTGCTCGCCCTGCACCAGTCGGCCGGGGCCCATGGCCTCCGGTTTCTCTGGGACGACGAGGCCGCCTCCATCGGTACGGGCGCGGGCTCGAGGACCTGGGCGATGGACGCGCTCCCCGACCCTGGCAGGGTCGACTGGGCCGCACTCCGGAACATTCCGGTGGCGCTCATCACCGGCAGCAACGGGAAGACAACCGTTACCCGGCTGGTGAGCGAAATGATCGCGGCGGCGGGCCTGGTGGCCGGGCACACCTCCACCGATGGTGTGAAGGTCGGGGGCGAGTTGCTGGAGGCCGGAGACTTCTCGGGACCGGGCGGTGCGCGCCGCCTCCTCCGCGACCGGCGCGTGGAGATGGCCGTCCTGGAGACGGCCCGCGGTGGACTGCTCCGCCGCGGCCTCGCGATTGACCACGCCGAGGTCGCGGTCGTCACCAATATCGCGGAGGACCACCTCGGTGAATCGGGGGTCTATTCCCTTGGCGACCTCGCGGAGGCGAAGCTGGTCGTCGCCCGCGCGCTAGGGGGGACGCGGCCGCTGGTGCTGAACGCGGACGACCCTGCCCTGGTGCCCGCCGGGGCGCAGTTTGCCGGGCCCATCGCCTGGTTTTCGCTCGATCCCGACAACCTCACCCTGGCCGGTGCCCGACGCAGGGGCGGACCCACCGCCACGGTCCGTGACGGCCAGATCGTGCTCGCCGAGGGAACGCGGGAGCGTTCGATTGCGCCACTCAGCAGCGTCCCCATCACCGTCGGCGGGGCGGCACGATACAACGTCGCCAACGCCCTTGCCGCGTCGCTGGTGGGAGCGCTCCTCGGCCTGGCGGACCCCGCCATCGCCGCGGGCCTTGCCGCCCTCACGAACAGCCCCACGGGAAATCTCGGCCGACTCAACGCCTTCGAATTCGGCGGCATCCGGCTCTTCGTGGATTTTGCCCACAATCCGCACGGCATCACCGCCCTCATGGACATGGCCCAGGCCCTTCCCGCCACGCGCCGCCTCGTGGTCATCGGCCAGGCGGGCGACCGGGACGATCACGCCATCCTCGAGCTGGCGCGCACCGCCTGGATCGGGAGACCCGACCGGGTCCTCGTGAAAGAAATGCCGGACTACCTTCGCGGGCGCGCCGCAGGGGAAGTCTCCGGCATGCTGCTGGCGGAACTGCGGTCGCTCGGCGCGCGGGACGATCAGCTCGACCTGGCCGTCGGCGAATTGCAGGCGGCGCGGCAGGCGCTCGGCTGGGCGCGCGACGGAGACCTGCTGCTGTTGACCGTGCATGCCGACCGCGACACCGTGCTCCGCTACCTGCAGCGACTGGCCACCGGGCAGTGGACCGCGGGGGAGCCGCTTCCGGAGTGA
- the cphA gene encoding cyanophycin synthetase codes for MRITETSVYLGPSLYAHFPVIRFDLDLGPLEEWPTSRLGPAFNDALFAALPGLLEHGCSYGDAGGFQRRVLEDEGTWLGHVLEHVAIELQNVAGAHVTFGKTRSTEVPGHYHVVFEYEQEEVGLEAGRLALTLLHSLLPEELRPPGSVPTDFDFAEERDAFIRFAQRRALGPSTGALVHAAVERGIPWMRLNDYSLIQFGWGRYQQRVQATITSRTPHIAVEIASDKEETNKLLSRLGLPVPKQRLVQREDEAIDAARRIGYPVVIKPYNANHGRGVAINLRDDESVAQAFRQAQAISRSVIVETFIEGHDHRMLVIDGELVAVAKRVPGHVVGDGTHTIEQLVAVVNADPRRGIGHEKVLTRIEFDAQADRLLAQRDYTRQSVPPAGEIVYLRSTGNLSTGGTSVDVTDSVHPDNREMAIRTVEAIGLDVGGVDFLTPDITQSYREHGGGAICEVNAAPGFRMHMAPSEGTPRDVADPVLDMLFPPGSPSRIPIAAITGTNGKTTTSRMLAHIHKLAGRTVGLTTTDGVYIDGNRTVEGDMTGPIAARMVLGDPHVDVAVLETARGGLLRAGMGYRRCDVAACLNVKSDHLGLRGIHSLEELAKVKRIPIEVARDTAVLNADDPLCLAMADYTEAKVICYVTLNPEHQLVRAHIRAGGRALALEAGVNGEMITIYDKGGHIPLLWTHLIPATLEGRAMHNVQNAMFAAAMAFSMGVKLEDIRHGLRTFDTSFFQAPGRMNVFDEHGFKVILDYGHNPDAVEVMCQLTDRIEIKGKKLVVLAGPGDRRDEDIRAIAAKAAGRFSHYICRRDDSLRGRTDEEVPRILRETLLAAGVPDKQITVISDEQRAVDAALRMARQGDLLLVFGDSIARTWKQIIHFSPKSRAASTPATPVKVAVTAPVPGTELPDSEQLISDERGVRLVREADD; via the coding sequence ATGCGCATCACCGAAACCTCGGTCTACCTCGGACCGAGCCTGTACGCCCATTTCCCCGTCATCCGCTTCGACCTGGATCTCGGACCGCTCGAGGAATGGCCGACCAGCCGGCTCGGACCTGCGTTCAACGACGCCCTGTTTGCCGCACTCCCCGGACTCCTCGAGCACGGCTGCTCCTACGGCGACGCCGGCGGGTTCCAGCGCCGCGTCCTGGAGGACGAGGGCACCTGGCTGGGCCATGTGCTCGAACACGTGGCGATTGAATTGCAAAATGTCGCCGGTGCGCACGTCACCTTCGGCAAGACGCGCTCGACCGAGGTCCCGGGTCACTACCACGTGGTCTTCGAATACGAGCAGGAAGAGGTCGGCCTCGAGGCGGGCCGGCTGGCGCTGACGCTCCTCCACTCCCTGCTGCCGGAAGAGTTGCGGCCGCCCGGAAGCGTCCCGACCGACTTCGACTTCGCCGAGGAGCGCGATGCCTTCATCCGGTTCGCCCAGCGCCGCGCCCTGGGACCGAGCACCGGCGCGCTGGTCCACGCGGCGGTGGAACGAGGCATTCCCTGGATGCGGCTCAACGACTACAGCCTGATCCAGTTCGGCTGGGGTCGCTATCAGCAGCGGGTCCAGGCGACGATCACCAGCCGCACGCCGCACATCGCGGTCGAAATCGCCTCCGACAAGGAGGAGACCAACAAGCTGCTGTCCCGGCTCGGGCTGCCCGTGCCGAAGCAGCGGCTGGTGCAGCGCGAGGACGAGGCGATCGATGCGGCCCGGCGGATCGGGTATCCGGTGGTGATCAAGCCGTACAACGCGAATCACGGCCGCGGGGTGGCCATCAACCTCCGCGACGACGAGTCGGTGGCCCAGGCCTTCCGGCAGGCGCAGGCCATCAGCCGCAGCGTCATCGTGGAGACCTTCATCGAGGGCCACGACCACCGCATGCTGGTCATCGACGGCGAGCTGGTGGCGGTGGCGAAGCGGGTGCCGGGGCACGTGGTCGGCGACGGCACGCACACGATTGAGCAGCTGGTGGCGGTGGTCAACGCCGACCCGCGCCGCGGCATCGGACACGAGAAAGTCCTGACGCGCATCGAGTTCGACGCGCAGGCCGACCGGCTGCTGGCGCAGCGGGACTACACGCGCCAGTCGGTGCCACCCGCTGGGGAGATTGTCTATCTCCGGTCGACGGGGAACCTCTCCACTGGCGGGACCTCGGTGGATGTGACCGACTCGGTCCATCCCGACAACCGCGAGATGGCCATTCGCACCGTGGAGGCGATCGGTCTCGACGTGGGCGGCGTGGACTTCCTCACACCCGACATCACCCAGTCCTACCGTGAGCACGGCGGCGGCGCCATCTGCGAAGTGAACGCGGCGCCGGGATTCCGGATGCACATGGCGCCCAGCGAAGGCACGCCGCGAGACGTAGCCGACCCCGTGCTCGACATGCTCTTCCCGCCCGGCAGCCCCTCGCGCATCCCGATCGCGGCGATCACCGGCACCAACGGCAAGACCACCACGTCGCGCATGCTGGCGCATATCCACAAGCTGGCGGGACGCACCGTCGGGCTGACCACCACGGACGGTGTGTACATCGACGGCAATCGGACCGTCGAAGGCGACATGACCGGCCCGATCGCCGCGCGAATGGTGCTCGGGGACCCGCATGTCGACGTGGCCGTGCTCGAGACGGCGCGCGGCGGCCTGCTCCGCGCGGGCATGGGCTACCGCCGCTGCGACGTGGCCGCCTGCCTCAACGTGAAGTCCGATCACCTCGGCCTCCGCGGCATTCATTCGCTCGAGGAGCTCGCCAAGGTCAAGCGCATTCCGATCGAGGTCGCGCGCGACACCGCCGTGCTTAACGCCGACGATCCCCTCTGCCTCGCCATGGCCGACTACACCGAGGCGAAGGTCATCTGCTACGTCACCCTGAACCCCGAGCACCAGCTGGTCCGGGCGCACATCCGCGCCGGCGGCCGCGCGCTGGCGCTGGAAGCCGGCGTGAACGGGGAGATGATCACGATCTACGACAAGGGCGGACACATCCCCCTGCTCTGGACCCACCTGATACCCGCCACCCTCGAAGGCCGCGCGATGCACAACGTGCAGAACGCGATGTTCGCGGCGGCCATGGCGTTCAGCATGGGGGTCAAGCTCGAGGACATCCGGCACGGTCTCCGGACCTTCGACACCAGCTTCTTCCAGGCGCCGGGCCGGATGAACGTCTTCGACGAACACGGCTTCAAGGTCATTCTCGACTACGGCCACAACCCCGACGCGGTGGAGGTGATGTGCCAGCTCACCGACCGTATCGAGATCAAGGGCAAGAAGCTCGTGGTGCTGGCGGGGCCTGGCGACCGGCGCGACGAGGACATCCGGGCCATCGCCGCGAAGGCGGCGGGGCGCTTCAGCCATTACATCTGCCGGCGGGACGACTCACTGCGGGGCCGCACCGACGAGGAAGTGCCCCGGATCCTGCGCGAGACGCTGCTCGCCGCCGGCGTGCCGGACAAGCAGATCACGGTCATCTCCGACGAGCAGCGCGCGGTGGACGCCGCCCTGCGGATGGCGCGCCAGGGCGACCTCCTGCTGGTCTTCGGCGATTCGATCGCACGGACCTGGAAGCAGATCATTCACTTCAGCCCCAAGAGCCGGGCCGCGTCGACGCCGGCCACGCCGGTGAAAGTGGCCGTGACCGCGCCGGTGCCCGGGACCGAGCTTCCCGATTCTGAACAGCTCATCAGCGACGAGCGGGGCGTCCGCCTCGTCCGCGAAGCCGACGACTGA
- a CDS encoding cyanophycinase produces the protein MSPARVPDGAERGVIIPVGGAEEKMSDARILRRFVEIAGGKDARIAVIPTASQLADTGDRYETLFTELGAGRVRSLPFETRADCDRAELLNKLVTATGVFMTGGNQLRLATTLGGTEVARTIRTLNAAGVPVAGTSAGAAFLSEHMIAHGEDGAVPRANIVALAPGLGLTNRVVIDQHFRQRDRLGRLLTALAYNPFAIGVGLDEDTAAFIGPDETLEVVGSGGITIVDCSNVEYSSMDQVGDHEPVCLIGLRLHILTAGATFNLHTRVAAAPNAAAAQP, from the coding sequence ATGAGCCCCGCACGCGTGCCGGATGGCGCCGAGCGCGGGGTGATCATCCCCGTCGGCGGCGCGGAAGAGAAGATGAGCGACGCCAGGATCCTGCGGCGCTTCGTGGAGATCGCGGGCGGGAAGGACGCGCGGATCGCGGTCATTCCCACCGCCTCGCAACTGGCCGACACCGGCGATCGCTACGAGACCCTCTTCACGGAACTGGGCGCGGGCCGGGTCCGGTCCCTCCCGTTCGAGACGCGCGCCGATTGCGATCGCGCCGAGTTGCTCAACAAGCTGGTCACGGCGACGGGCGTGTTCATGACCGGCGGCAACCAGCTGCGGCTGGCGACGACCCTTGGCGGGACCGAGGTCGCGCGGACCATCCGGACGCTGAACGCCGCCGGCGTCCCGGTGGCCGGCACCTCCGCGGGCGCGGCTTTCCTCTCGGAGCACATGATCGCCCACGGCGAGGACGGCGCCGTCCCGCGCGCCAACATCGTGGCGCTCGCCCCCGGGCTCGGGCTGACGAACCGCGTGGTCATCGACCAGCATTTCCGGCAGCGCGACCGGCTCGGCCGGCTCCTCACCGCCCTCGCCTACAACCCCTTCGCGATCGGCGTCGGTCTCGACGAAGACACCGCGGCGTTCATCGGACCGGATGAAACGCTCGAAGTGGTCGGCAGCGGTGGCATCACGATCGTGGACTGCTCCAACGTCGAGTACTCCTCGATGGACCAGGTGGGCGACCACGAACCGGTCTGCCTCATCGGCCTGCGCCTGCACATCCTGACCGCCGGCGCGACCTTCAATCTGCACACTCGCGTGGCGGCGGCGCCGAACGCCGCCGCCGCTCAGCCCTGA
- the iadA gene encoding beta-aspartyl-peptidase → MLTLLRNVEIYAPEPREARHMLVGGGKVLWMGRDLPALPASLGVVERDFSGRRVIPGLVDGHVHLTGGGGESGPESRVPPVPLTRFTLGGVTTVVGVLGTDDVTRTTGSLVAAARGLVAEGLSAWCHTGGYHLPPTTLTGSIRGDIVHVDRIIGVGELALSDHRSSQPTLDELLRLASEAHVAGLMTGKAGIVHLHLGDGTRGLQLVNDALDASELPPRVFNPTHVNRRRTLFEESMELASRGAWIDLTAFPVGPEEDAWSAEDALLRYLGAGLPPERITVSSDGGGCLPVFDGDGRVTDMEVGSPAALATALRELLDRGQPLERVLPAFTSNPADLLRLPDKGRIEAGGDADLVVLNPDGEMTDVMALGRWHVVDGRAVVRGTFEDLR, encoded by the coding sequence ATGTTGACGCTGCTGAGAAACGTCGAGATCTACGCCCCGGAACCTCGCGAGGCCCGCCACATGCTCGTCGGCGGCGGCAAGGTGCTCTGGATGGGACGCGACCTCCCAGCGCTCCCGGCCTCGCTCGGTGTGGTGGAGCGCGATTTCAGCGGCCGCCGCGTGATTCCCGGCCTGGTCGACGGCCACGTGCATCTCACTGGCGGCGGGGGAGAATCGGGGCCGGAAAGTCGCGTCCCCCCGGTGCCCCTCACGCGCTTCACCCTTGGCGGCGTCACGACGGTGGTGGGCGTGCTGGGCACGGACGACGTGACGCGGACCACGGGCTCGCTCGTCGCGGCGGCGCGCGGCCTCGTCGCCGAGGGACTCAGCGCCTGGTGCCATACCGGCGGGTATCACCTGCCCCCGACAACGCTGACCGGCAGCATCCGCGGCGACATCGTGCATGTCGACCGCATCATCGGGGTCGGCGAGCTGGCGCTCAGCGATCATCGCTCCAGTCAGCCGACGCTGGACGAACTGCTCCGGCTGGCCAGCGAGGCGCATGTCGCCGGCCTGATGACCGGCAAAGCCGGTATCGTTCACCTGCACCTCGGCGACGGGACGCGCGGCCTGCAACTGGTCAATGACGCGCTCGACGCCAGCGAACTCCCCCCCCGCGTGTTCAATCCCACCCATGTCAACCGCCGCCGCACGCTCTTCGAGGAATCGATGGAACTCGCGTCACGCGGGGCGTGGATCGACCTGACGGCGTTCCCGGTCGGCCCGGAGGAGGACGCCTGGTCGGCGGAGGACGCCCTGCTCCGCTACCTCGGCGCCGGGCTCCCCCCCGAACGGATCACCGTCAGCTCGGATGGTGGCGGGTGCCTCCCGGTCTTCGACGGCGATGGCCGGGTGACCGACATGGAGGTGGGCAGCCCCGCCGCCCTGGCAACCGCGCTGCGCGAGCTCCTCGACCGCGGACAGCCGCTGGAGCGGGTCCTGCCCGCGTTCACATCCAACCCCGCCGACCTCCTGCGCCTCCCCGACAAGGGACGCATCGAAGCGGGGGGCGACGCCGATCTGGTGGTCCTCAACCCCGACGGAGAGATGACTGACGTGATGGCCCTGGGACGTTGGCACGTGGTGGACGGCCGCGCCGTGGTGCGCGGCACCTTCGAGGACCTGCGATGA
- a CDS encoding GNAT family protein, producing MNRPSYAPATLTGETVVLEPLAERHWPGILAVGLAPELWTWTIEGVEGEADLRRWFDGALAAGAAGRAVPFATVVRESGRVVGSTRFGNLDADNRRVEIGWTWVAPTWQRTGVNAEAKYLMLRHAFEAWGCHRVELKTDALNVQSRGAMLRLGAREEGVFRKYQVRQDGRVRDTAWYSITADEWPGVKAGLERRLWEPPPAR from the coding sequence ATGAACAGGCCTTCATACGCCCCGGCAACGCTGACGGGGGAGACGGTGGTGCTCGAACCACTCGCGGAGCGGCATTGGCCGGGGATCCTGGCCGTCGGGCTCGCTCCGGAGCTGTGGACCTGGACGATCGAAGGCGTGGAGGGCGAGGCGGACCTGCGGCGCTGGTTTGACGGAGCGCTGGCGGCCGGTGCGGCCGGGCGCGCCGTACCCTTTGCCACGGTCGTCCGGGAGTCGGGGCGCGTGGTTGGCTCCACCCGGTTCGGCAACCTCGACGCCGACAACCGCCGGGTCGAAATCGGGTGGACTTGGGTGGCGCCGACATGGCAGCGGACGGGCGTGAACGCCGAAGCCAAGTACCTCATGTTGCGGCACGCCTTCGAGGCGTGGGGGTGCCACCGCGTGGAGTTGAAGACCGACGCCCTGAACGTGCAGTCGCGGGGCGCCATGCTGCGGCTTGGTGCTCGCGAGGAGGGCGTCTTCCGAAAGTACCAGGTGCGGCAGGATGGCCGTGTGCGCGACACCGCCTGGTATTCCATCACGGCCGATGAGTGGCCGGGAGTCAAGGCCGGGCTGGAGCGGCGGTTGTGGGAGCCGCCTCCGGCGCGTTAG